Proteins found in one Vagococcus carniphilus genomic segment:
- the prmA gene encoding 50S ribosomal protein L11 methyltransferase, giving the protein MKWNQVSVLTTSEAVEAVSNILMELGASGVAIEDAMDVTNFESDAFGEILDVSTFDHIKEGAKVNAYYPETIFLPEILPTLNSRVTELVSFGLDIGKNEIETSEVVENDWATAWKKYYHPVTISRYLTIVPEWQDYTPHSADEHVMKLDPGMAFGTGTHPTTRLTLQALEVVLRGNETVMDVGTGSGILSIASKCLGADKVYAYDLDDVAVASAKDNMNLNPVAHDVEVSANNLLVGIDKKADVIVANILADIIIELIPDAYRCLNDEGTFIISGIIEDKEDIVLEALYANGFEVDQRFQQKDWLAFIVKKSIEE; this is encoded by the coding sequence ATGAAGTGGAATCAAGTATCTGTTTTAACAACAAGTGAAGCAGTTGAAGCAGTATCAAATATATTAATGGAATTAGGTGCAAGTGGTGTTGCCATTGAAGATGCGATGGATGTGACTAATTTTGAGAGTGATGCCTTTGGTGAAATACTAGATGTGTCAACATTTGATCATATTAAAGAAGGTGCAAAAGTTAACGCGTATTATCCTGAAACGATTTTTTTACCAGAAATTTTACCTACTCTTAACTCTCGCGTAACTGAGTTGGTTTCTTTTGGACTAGATATTGGTAAAAATGAAATTGAAACATCTGAAGTTGTCGAGAATGATTGGGCAACTGCTTGGAAAAAATATTATCACCCGGTGACTATCAGTCGTTATTTAACGATTGTTCCTGAGTGGCAAGATTATACGCCACATTCAGCGGATGAACATGTGATGAAACTTGATCCTGGAATGGCATTTGGAACAGGAACACATCCGACAACTCGTTTGACACTTCAAGCTTTAGAAGTAGTGTTAAGAGGAAATGAAACAGTGATGGATGTAGGGACTGGTTCAGGTATTTTAAGTATTGCGAGTAAATGTCTAGGCGCTGATAAAGTTTATGCTTATGATTTAGATGATGTGGCTGTAGCTTCTGCCAAAGATAATATGAACTTAAATCCAGTTGCCCATGATGTGGAAGTTTCAGCTAATAACTTATTAGTAGGTATTGATAAAAAGGCCGATGTGATTGTGGCTAATATCTTAGCTGATATTATTATCGAATTAATTCCTGATGCTTACCGTTGTTTAAATGATGAAGGAACTTTTATCATTTCTGGTATTATTGAAGATAAAGAAGATATTGTGTTAGAAGCTTTATATGCGAATGGATTTGAAGTTGATCAACGTTTCCAACAAAAGGATTGGTTGGCCTTTATTGTAAAGAAATCTATTGAGGAGTAA
- the comGG gene encoding competence type IV pilus minor pilin ComGG, whose amino-acid sequence MKEKLIPTFYSTDDYEGGILLPILVVLMMFTIITLYVLEDYRTRREVLVNTKDFYLAKSLENITWEEIKEEKIVKNKTVTYNLGEVDVIWHEKNKEVELNTSLKNNYKRTTKKSFIKKG is encoded by the coding sequence TTGAAGGAGAAACTTATTCCTACTTTTTATTCAACTGATGATTATGAAGGAGGGATTTTATTACCCATCTTAGTTGTTTTAATGATGTTTACTATCATCACTTTATATGTTTTGGAAGATTATCGAACTAGAAGAGAAGTACTTGTTAATACAAAAGATTTTTATTTAGCTAAATCTTTAGAGAACATAACGTGGGAAGAAATTAAGGAAGAAAAAATAGTGAAAAATAAGACAGTGACATATAATCTTGGTGAAGTTGATGTGATTTGGCATGAAAAAAATAAGGAAGTAGAGTTGAATACAAGTCTAAAAAATAACTACAAGCGAACAACTAAAAAGAGTTTTATCAAAAAAGGGTGA
- a CDS encoding class I SAM-dependent methyltransferase → MFEAVTILQEALDTSFFDAYIENSENFIDSQTVRVIDGVPKKEVVEKVTSLYQQLEVLSLTEEDKRKISQLVLLKGSMEEGIQANHQLTPDGIGFLFVYLLEQLTKDSKEVSILDVAVGTGNLLYTVMTNLNLAKKSATGFGVDVDDTLLNIAAVNQEWMKLDAHLFHQDSIDPLLIDPVDVALSDLPIGYYPLDEKVADFKVASSDEHSFAHHLLMEKAMKHVKKDGFGLFLVPSNLLETNQAPLLTNWLKEDVYLQAVLQLPSSLFSQKGLGKSILILQNKGDHAKQAAEVLLAELPSLKDEQPLLKFISEFRTWYQSNINE, encoded by the coding sequence ATGTTTGAAGCAGTCACTATTTTACAAGAAGCACTCGACACTTCTTTTTTTGATGCGTACATTGAGAACAGTGAAAATTTCATTGATTCACAAACTGTCCGTGTCATTGACGGAGTTCCAAAAAAAGAAGTTGTGGAAAAGGTAACGTCTTTATACCAGCAATTAGAGGTACTAAGTTTAACCGAAGAAGACAAACGTAAAATTAGTCAGTTAGTTTTGTTGAAAGGTTCAATGGAAGAGGGCATTCAAGCAAACCATCAATTAACACCAGATGGTATTGGCTTTTTATTTGTTTACCTATTAGAACAATTAACAAAAGACAGTAAGGAAGTTAGCATATTAGATGTTGCTGTTGGGACAGGTAATCTGCTTTACACAGTAATGACTAATTTGAACTTGGCTAAAAAAAGTGCTACTGGTTTTGGTGTAGATGTTGACGATACGCTTTTAAATATTGCTGCGGTAAATCAAGAGTGGATGAAACTAGACGCTCATTTATTCCACCAAGATAGCATAGATCCGTTACTGATCGACCCAGTGGATGTTGCTTTATCTGATTTACCCATTGGTTACTACCCATTAGATGAGAAGGTGGCGGACTTTAAAGTGGCTTCTTCTGACGAGCATAGTTTTGCTCATCATCTATTAATGGAAAAGGCAATGAAGCATGTTAAAAAAGATGGTTTTGGTCTATTTTTAGTTCCAAGTAATCTATTGGAAACTAATCAAGCACCGCTTTTAACAAATTGGTTAAAAGAAGACGTCTATTTACAAGCAGTATTGCAATTACCAAGCTCTCTTTTCAGTCAGAAAGGTTTAGGCAAATCAATTCTGATACTTCAAAACAAAGGTGATCACGCAAAACAAGCAGCAGAGGTATTACTTGCTGAATTACCATCCCTTAAGGACGAACAACCATTATTAAAATTTATTAGTGAGTTTCGAACTTGGTATCAATCAAATATTAATGAATAA
- a CDS encoding type II secretion system protein has protein sequence MKKNSGYLLLECMVAMVIIVTSLLFLMGTITFFLVDEKKAQEELEQAILLYEMSSVLNDENAKQQVGEKAVGQKTTIEVWNENHLRIECDDKYLEIKKY, from the coding sequence ATGAAAAAAAATAGTGGATACTTATTACTAGAATGTATGGTTGCTATGGTTATCATTGTGACATCTTTACTATTCTTGATGGGAACTATCACTTTTTTCTTGGTAGATGAGAAGAAAGCTCAGGAGGAATTGGAACAAGCTATTTTATTATATGAAATGTCTTCTGTTTTAAATGACGAAAACGCTAAACAACAAGTGGGAGAAAAAGCAGTTGGTCAGAAAACAACTATTGAAGTATGGAATGAAAATCATCTTAGAATTGAGTGTGATGACAAATACTTAGAAATAAAAAAATATTAG
- a CDS encoding replication-associated recombination protein A, protein MQKPLAYRMRPNTIDDIVGQQHLVGEGKIIRRMVEAKMLSSMILYGPPGTGKTSIASAIAGSTHYAFRILNAATDTKKDLQVVVEEAKMSGTVILLLDEVHRLDKPKQDFLLPHLENGRIIMIGATTENPYIAINPAIRSRSQIFEVKSLTESDIEAAVFRALEDKENGLGELAIQLDSDALIHLSRATNGDLRSALNGLELASKSTPPEADGKVHLTLQILEECIQKKAFSHDKDGDAHYDVISAFQKSIRGSDVDAALHYLGRLMEAGELLIACRRLLVIAYEDIGLANPGACSRTVSAVQAAEKLGLPEARIPLAETVIDLCLSPKSNSSIMAIDNALADIRQGNIGEVPDHLKDSHYSGAKELNRGVDYQYPHNFPGGWVKQQYLPNKLKHKTYYEPKESGKYETGLAQRYFKINELKK, encoded by the coding sequence ATGCAAAAACCACTTGCTTATCGAATGAGACCAAATACAATTGATGACATTGTCGGTCAACAACATTTAGTTGGAGAAGGTAAGATTATCCGACGTATGGTAGAAGCTAAAATGTTATCTTCTATGATTTTATATGGACCTCCTGGAACAGGAAAAACAAGTATTGCTAGTGCTATTGCAGGCTCTACCCATTATGCTTTTCGCATTTTAAATGCAGCAACAGATACTAAAAAAGATTTACAAGTTGTTGTTGAGGAAGCTAAAATGAGCGGCACAGTTATCCTTTTATTAGATGAAGTTCATCGATTAGATAAACCAAAACAAGATTTTTTACTACCTCATTTAGAAAATGGTCGTATTATCATGATTGGCGCCACAACTGAGAATCCCTATATTGCTATCAACCCTGCCATCAGAAGTCGTTCACAAATTTTTGAAGTGAAATCTCTAACGGAATCAGATATTGAAGCTGCCGTTTTTCGTGCACTGGAGGATAAAGAAAATGGATTAGGCGAGTTAGCTATTCAACTTGATAGTGATGCTTTAATTCATCTCAGCCGTGCCACTAACGGGGATTTAAGAAGTGCCTTAAACGGATTGGAACTTGCTAGTAAATCTACACCACCAGAAGCAGATGGTAAAGTTCATTTGACACTTCAAATTTTAGAAGAATGCATTCAGAAAAAAGCCTTTTCTCATGACAAAGATGGTGATGCTCATTATGATGTTATCTCCGCTTTTCAAAAGTCTATTAGAGGAAGTGATGTAGACGCTGCTCTTCACTATTTAGGTCGTCTTATGGAAGCAGGAGAATTATTGATTGCGTGTCGTAGGCTACTTGTGATTGCTTATGAAGACATTGGCCTTGCTAACCCAGGTGCTTGTTCTAGAACGGTATCCGCTGTTCAAGCAGCTGAAAAATTAGGTCTGCCTGAAGCTCGCATTCCTTTAGCTGAAACAGTTATCGACCTTTGCTTATCTCCAAAATCAAACTCTAGTATCATGGCTATTGATAACGCCTTAGCAGATATTAGACAAGGTAATATTGGAGAAGTTCCAGATCACCTAAAAGATTCTCATTACTCTGGAGCAAAAGAATTAAATAGAGGCGTTGATTATCAATATCCGCACAATTTTCCAGGTGGTTGGGTAAAACAACAGTACTTACCCAACAAACTAAAACATAAAACATATTATGAGCCAAAAGAATCTGGAAAATATGAAACGGGTCTTGCTCAAAGATATTTTAAAATAAATGAATTAAAAAAATAA
- the comGD gene encoding competence type IV pilus minor pilin ComGD, translated as MKRTNNAGFTLIESLLVLLTITIFLAVPLISLKHWKEKIKVEMFLNQVERRIQQTHQSAIIEQHGTKISQSADSNFLKFEYYHHDVLYREFLYVEEPLNLRTIKTIEFLPGSGNIKEIEGIKIEDSLNKRNIIYTFQLGSGKVIRRDEKK; from the coding sequence GTGAAACGAACTAATAACGCTGGTTTTACTTTAATAGAGAGCTTGCTTGTTCTTTTGACGATTACTATTTTTTTAGCCGTTCCTTTAATTAGCTTGAAGCATTGGAAGGAAAAAATAAAAGTTGAGATGTTTCTTAATCAAGTGGAAAGAAGAATTCAGCAAACACATCAAAGTGCTATTATTGAGCAGCATGGAACGAAGATATCTCAAAGCGCAGATAGCAACTTTTTGAAGTTTGAATACTATCATCATGATGTGTTGTATCGTGAGTTTTTATATGTAGAGGAACCTCTAAATCTAAGAACAATCAAAACAATTGAATTTCTACCAGGTTCAGGCAATATTAAAGAGATTGAAGGAATTAAAATTGAGGATAGTTTAAATAAACGGAATATTATTTATACTTTTCAATTAGGGAGTGGAAAGGTGATTCGCCGTGATGAAAAAAAATAG
- a CDS encoding YebC/PmpR family DNA-binding transcriptional regulator, translated as MAGHSKWNNIKGRKGAQDAKRGKIFQKLSREIYMAAKSGGPDPSSNPSLRLVLDKAKTANMPNDNVQRAIKKATTSGEGENYDEIIYEGYGPAGVAILVHTLTDNRNRTSTNVRVAFNKNGGSLGETGSVAYMFDRKGYIAIEREGLDVDEDTMLMSVLEAGGEELEASEEVFEIYTEASDFPDVRDALEKEGYVFAQSELTMVPQVVTELSEKDLETLQTIVDVLEEDDDVSEVYTSANI; from the coding sequence ATGGCAGGACATTCAAAATGGAATAACATTAAAGGACGAAAAGGTGCTCAGGATGCCAAGCGTGGAAAAATCTTCCAAAAGCTTTCCAGAGAAATTTACATGGCAGCTAAAAGTGGCGGTCCAGACCCTTCCTCTAATCCAAGTCTTCGATTAGTATTAGATAAAGCAAAAACGGCTAATATGCCAAATGATAACGTTCAACGAGCTATTAAAAAAGCCACTACATCAGGTGAAGGTGAAAACTATGATGAAATTATCTATGAAGGCTACGGTCCCGCTGGTGTTGCGATTTTAGTCCATACATTAACAGATAATAGAAACAGAACTTCAACAAATGTTCGAGTTGCTTTTAATAAGAATGGTGGTTCATTAGGTGAGACAGGTTCTGTTGCTTACATGTTTGATCGAAAAGGTTATATTGCTATCGAACGAGAAGGTTTAGATGTGGACGAAGATACTATGCTAATGAGTGTGTTAGAAGCAGGTGGAGAAGAACTAGAAGCTAGTGAAGAAGTTTTTGAGATTTATACAGAAGCTAGTGATTTTCCTGATGTGCGAGATGCATTAGAGAAGGAAGGTTACGTGTTTGCTCAATCTGAATTAACAATGGTTCCTCAAGTCGTAACAGAATTATCAGAAAAAGATTTAGAAACACTGCAAACAATTGTTGATGTGTTAGAAGAAGATGACGACGTATCTGAAGTATATACTTCGGCAAATATTTAA
- a CDS encoding DUF3013 family protein, giving the protein MKKENMLEVIEKELEKHLNEVDFAIDWNTKKHQFEVIVVLFAENKTQEAIEDEEGVLSEEEVIEFEDAILFYTNEAEVIDKDEYLTTIPFNRKKGLSREWIRAFAIYLNEVVTEGQSDLLDFLTDESIEAFELNWNDEDFNQRVASFEKETFVPYPKY; this is encoded by the coding sequence ATGAAAAAAGAAAATATGCTAGAAGTCATTGAAAAAGAATTAGAAAAACATTTAAATGAGGTTGATTTTGCCATCGATTGGAATACGAAAAAACATCAATTCGAAGTGATTGTTGTTTTGTTTGCAGAAAATAAAACCCAAGAAGCTATTGAAGACGAAGAAGGTGTTCTTAGCGAAGAAGAAGTGATTGAATTTGAAGATGCTATTTTGTTTTACACGAATGAAGCAGAGGTAATTGATAAAGATGAGTACCTAACAACGATTCCTTTTAATCGTAAAAAAGGACTTTCAAGAGAATGGATTCGTGCGTTTGCAATTTATTTAAATGAAGTAGTAACAGAAGGTCAAAGTGACTTATTAGACTTTTTAACAGACGAATCCATCGAAGCATTTGAATTAAACTGGAATGATGAAGACTTTAACCAACGTGTTGCATCTTTTGAAAAAGAAACATTTGTTCCATACCCTAAATATTAA
- the comGF gene encoding competence type IV pilus minor pilin ComGF — protein sequence MAECLISLVVLMGLLLFLKPFLSMITQVDKHVTKDNYLELLIGKIQIESEIKEMTFQKIEKNKLYYVNEDKERIVFEQYKQMIRKTSDSKGHQPIVMGVDHVVFSEKKGLVKMEVTTLEGETYSYFLFN from the coding sequence TTGGCGGAATGTTTGATCTCTCTAGTTGTTTTAATGGGATTACTTCTTTTTTTAAAACCTTTTTTATCGATGATTACTCAGGTAGATAAACACGTTACGAAGGATAATTACTTAGAGCTTTTAATAGGTAAGATTCAAATAGAATCAGAAATAAAAGAGATGACATTTCAAAAAATAGAGAAAAATAAATTATATTATGTGAATGAAGATAAAGAGAGAATTGTATTTGAACAATATAAACAGATGATTCGAAAAACAAGTGATTCAAAAGGACATCAACCTATTGTAATGGGAGTAGACCATGTTGTCTTCTCTGAGAAAAAAGGGTTAGTCAAAATGGAGGTAACTACACTTGAAGGAGAAACTTATTCCTACTTTTTATTCAACTGA
- a CDS encoding acetate/propionate family kinase yields MSKTIAINAGSSSLKWQLYVMPEETVIAQGIVERIGLNDSIFTIKHGEGQKYEVIKDIENHEIAINMLLEQLTALNIIDSFEEITGAGHRIVAGGEHFKESAIIDDEALKLVDELAEFAPLHNPAEAQVIRVFQKVLPHTLNVGVFDTSFHTTMPAVNYLYSINTEYYEKFGARKYGAHGTSHRYVSERAAEMLGRPIEETKIITCHLGNGASITAVDGGKSIDTSMGFTPLAGLTMGTRSGDIDPSLLQYLMGKLGLTDIKDMINILNKESGLLGLSGVSSDMRDLESSDKESAKLALEIFADRVRKYIGSYVSAMNGVDAIVFTAGIGENDINMRKEIINGLTWFGCEIDEARNDVRGDERVISTDDSKVKVLLIPTDEELMIARDVEALKK; encoded by the coding sequence ATGTCAAAAACAATCGCAATTAATGCAGGTAGTTCAAGTTTAAAATGGCAATTATATGTTATGCCAGAAGAAACAGTTATCGCTCAAGGAATCGTAGAAAGAATTGGATTAAATGATTCAATCTTTACAATCAAACATGGAGAAGGTCAAAAATACGAAGTTATTAAAGACATCGAAAACCATGAAATTGCTATTAACATGTTATTAGAACAATTAACAGCTTTAAACATTATTGATTCATTCGAAGAAATTACAGGAGCTGGTCACCGTATTGTTGCTGGTGGAGAACATTTCAAAGAATCAGCAATTATTGATGACGAAGCTTTAAAATTAGTAGATGAATTAGCTGAATTTGCACCACTTCATAACCCAGCAGAAGCACAAGTTATCCGTGTCTTCCAAAAAGTATTACCACATACATTAAACGTTGGTGTATTTGATACTTCTTTCCATACAACAATGCCAGCTGTTAACTACTTATACAGCATTAACACTGAATACTATGAAAAATTTGGTGCACGCAAATATGGAGCTCATGGAACAAGTCATCGTTATGTTTCTGAAAGAGCAGCAGAAATGTTAGGTCGTCCAATCGAAGAAACTAAAATTATTACATGTCATTTAGGTAATGGTGCTTCAATTACTGCTGTTGATGGTGGTAAATCAATCGATACATCTATGGGATTCACACCATTAGCAGGTTTAACAATGGGAACTAGATCAGGTGATATCGATCCTTCATTATTACAATATTTAATGGGTAAATTAGGATTAACTGATATTAAAGATATGATCAATATCTTAAATAAAGAATCTGGACTTTTAGGTTTATCAGGTGTATCTAGTGATATGCGTGACTTAGAAAGCTCTGACAAAGAATCAGCTAAATTAGCATTAGAAATTTTTGCTGACCGCGTTCGTAAATACATTGGTAGCTACGTAAGTGCTATGAATGGTGTTGACGCAATTGTCTTTACTGCTGGTATTGGTGAAAATGATATTAATATGCGTAAAGAAATTATCAATGGTTTAACATGGTTTGGTTGTGAAATCGACGAAGCTAGAAATGATGTTCGTGGTGATGAACGTGTTATTTCTACAGATGATTCAAAAGTTAAAGTATTATTAATTCCAACTGACGAAGAATTAATGATTGCTCGCGACGTTGAAGCATTAAAAAAATAA
- the comGC gene encoding competence type IV pilus major pilin ComGC gives MKWFKKRKKNKKYQGFTLLEMLIVLFVIAVLIILFVPNLIKQTDSINKQGDAALEKVIETQSEMYYLDHNERPKTTQDLFAGEYISKDQKDKADKLEIKVK, from the coding sequence ATGAAGTGGTTTAAAAAAAGGAAGAAAAATAAAAAGTATCAAGGATTTACATTGTTGGAAATGTTAATAGTCCTTTTTGTTATAGCAGTTTTGATTATTTTATTTGTACCAAACTTAATTAAACAGACAGATAGTATCAACAAGCAAGGAGATGCTGCTTTAGAAAAAGTAATCGAAACACAAAGTGAGATGTATTATTTAGATCATAATGAACGTCCTAAAACTACGCAAGATTTATTTGCTGGAGAGTATATTTCAAAAGATCAAAAAGATAAGGCTGATAAATTAGAGATTAAGGTGAAATAG
- the comGB gene encoding competence type IV pilus assembly protein ComGB has translation MKKKSLLKKPINFTHHTFKRKEKQEFLVLLAELLDNGFTLEKSLTFMQTVNPKRKKEIKQMNRRLLEGKNLPTCLKILHLKESEQAQLSFAEVHGDLTGTLLRMSQHMSDKEKQREHLIKVISYPLLLLLFLSSMVLGMKWYILPQLTELYDSNTQQNIGLMLVNHSPVIVLSLLVLLLIGYTLIKLYLSKKTAIYRANWLCRIPLIKMFVIHYYTSLFSLEWGKLLTQGMEFRDVVLIMNQPGYTPLMQEMAQEIERKIEEGISIEGPVKNWRFLKPELNLIILQGEVKGDLGKELLIYGKKEWKAFINLAEKRMRFLQPMMFLLIAILIVSVYSALLLPIYSGMGDLY, from the coding sequence ATGAAAAAGAAATCATTACTCAAGAAACCTATCAACTTTACTCATCACACCTTTAAACGAAAAGAAAAACAAGAGTTTTTGGTTTTACTAGCAGAGTTGCTAGACAATGGATTTACTTTAGAGAAGAGTCTAACTTTTATGCAAACGGTTAATCCAAAAAGAAAAAAAGAAATAAAACAGATGAATCGACGACTATTGGAAGGAAAAAATTTGCCCACTTGTTTGAAAATTCTTCATTTAAAGGAATCAGAACAAGCTCAATTAAGTTTTGCTGAGGTACATGGGGATTTGACAGGAACTTTGTTGAGAATGTCACAGCATATGTCTGATAAAGAAAAGCAACGAGAACATTTGATTAAAGTTATTAGTTATCCGTTATTGTTATTACTTTTTTTATCAAGTATGGTGCTAGGCATGAAATGGTACATTTTACCTCAACTAACAGAACTTTATGACAGTAACACTCAGCAAAATATTGGGTTAATGTTAGTTAATCATAGCCCGGTAATTGTTTTGAGTTTATTAGTGTTACTTTTAATTGGGTATACCTTAATTAAGTTGTACTTATCGAAGAAAACAGCTATTTACCGTGCTAATTGGCTGTGCCGAATTCCTCTTATCAAAATGTTTGTCATTCATTATTATACTTCTCTATTTTCGTTAGAGTGGGGAAAGCTATTAACACAAGGGATGGAATTTAGAGACGTTGTGCTCATCATGAATCAACCAGGTTATACACCTTTGATGCAAGAGATGGCGCAAGAAATTGAGAGAAAAATTGAAGAAGGTATTTCAATAGAGGGACCTGTAAAAAATTGGCGCTTTTTAAAGCCAGAATTAAATTTAATTATTTTGCAAGGGGAAGTAAAAGGAGATTTAGGTAAAGAACTGTTGATATATGGAAAAAAAGAATGGAAAGCTTTTATTAATTTAGCAGAAAAAAGAATGCGTTTTTTACAACCGATGATGTTTCTTTTAATTGCTATTTTAATTGTATCTGTGTACAGTGCGTTGTTATTACCAATTTATAGTGGGATGGGGGATCTATATTAG
- a CDS encoding universal stress protein encodes MLKEYKNILVAVDGSKESEQAFKKAVQVAKRNDSVLYIAHVIDIRAFESVSSFDESLAEEAAKVAKETLDSYVDYAREHGIEDIHCLIEYGAPKTVITKQLQKDYRIDLIMLGATGLNAMERILIGSVSSYVSRHANCDVLIVRTDINNKLLEKEKKKK; translated from the coding sequence ATGTTAAAAGAATACAAAAATATCTTAGTGGCGGTGGATGGTTCGAAGGAATCAGAACAAGCTTTTAAAAAGGCTGTCCAAGTTGCTAAAAGGAATGACTCAGTCTTATACATTGCTCACGTTATTGATATCAGAGCTTTTGAATCTGTTTCTAGTTTTGATGAGTCTTTAGCTGAAGAAGCTGCTAAAGTGGCAAAAGAAACGCTAGATTCTTATGTCGATTACGCAAGAGAACATGGCATTGAGGATATTCATTGTTTAATCGAATACGGGGCACCTAAGACTGTCATTACAAAACAACTTCAAAAAGATTATCGCATCGACTTGATTATGCTTGGAGCAACTGGCTTAAATGCTATGGAACGTATCTTAATTGGTTCTGTTTCTAGCTACGTTTCTCGCCATGCTAATTGTGATGTTTTGATTGTAAGAACTGATATTAACAATAAATTATTAGAAAAAGAAAAAAAGAAAAAATAA
- the comGA gene encoding competence type IV pilus ATPase ComGA, producing MDVKKQARHLLRKGFKMSASDLYVFPNQKGYELSFRYHHDITKYQQLTSDEGEKLILYLKYSAGMDISEKRKTQVGSTSIKVGEKLLRIRLSTVGDYLNRETLVIRFLQDNNEKNPKYHYVFDSQFKLLEKGITKSGLYLFSGPTGAGKSTTMYRLATKINERKNKQIITIEDPVEIENSRFLQFQVNEKIGLTYQSLVKVCLRHRPDILIIGEIRDQETAKMVIRAALTGHLVFSTIHATDKESVMTRLREFGIPEVELMQSLRGIVYQELLPVTTSNRYSVLYDLTMNGVKTDWEKSLQEAYEKEIITQETYQLYSSHL from the coding sequence ATGGATGTCAAAAAACAAGCTAGACATTTACTAAGAAAAGGATTCAAGATGTCAGCTAGTGATTTATATGTGTTTCCAAATCAAAAAGGATATGAATTGTCCTTCCGTTATCATCATGATATTACTAAATATCAACAATTAACTAGTGATGAGGGAGAAAAGTTAATTCTTTATTTGAAATATTCAGCAGGTATGGATATTTCTGAAAAAAGAAAGACGCAAGTCGGAAGTACGAGTATTAAAGTGGGAGAAAAACTGTTGAGGATACGATTATCGACAGTAGGAGACTACCTAAATCGCGAAACTTTAGTTATTCGTTTTTTACAGGATAACAATGAAAAAAATCCAAAGTATCATTATGTTTTTGATAGTCAATTTAAACTATTGGAAAAAGGAATTACTAAATCTGGATTATACTTATTTTCTGGACCAACAGGCGCAGGAAAATCAACTACTATGTATCGTTTAGCTACGAAAATTAATGAGCGGAAAAACAAACAAATTATTACGATTGAGGATCCAGTAGAAATTGAAAATAGTCGTTTTTTACAATTTCAAGTGAATGAGAAAATTGGCTTAACTTACCAATCTTTAGTTAAAGTCTGTTTAAGGCATCGCCCAGATATTTTAATTATTGGAGAGATTAGGGATCAAGAAACGGCTAAGATGGTTATTCGAGCTGCGTTAACAGGGCATTTAGTTTTTTCAACAATTCACGCAACTGATAAGGAAAGTGTTATGACAAGATTAAGAGAATTTGGAATTCCTGAAGTTGAGCTAATGCAAAGCTTAAGGGGAATTGTGTATCAAGAATTACTTCCTGTAACAACCAGTAATAGATATTCAGTCTTGTACGATTTAACCATGAATGGGGTGAAAACAGATTGGGAAAAAAGCTTGCAAGAAGCGTATGAAAAAGAAATCATTACTCAAGAAACCTATCAACTTTACTCATCACACCTTTAA
- a CDS encoding DUF2628 domain-containing protein, whose protein sequence is MFVNLYNPRTNQAKQAKVGFSWTVFFFGSIPALFRGDWKWFFIMLLANTLTAGFAHLVFMFLYNKLYLSDLIVAGFVPSDEASKRILLSKGFIVETRQDSPFDDFDDLDF, encoded by the coding sequence ATGTTTGTAAACTTATATAACCCAAGAACGAATCAAGCAAAGCAAGCTAAAGTTGGTTTTTCATGGACTGTATTTTTCTTTGGTTCAATTCCTGCTTTATTTAGAGGTGATTGGAAATGGTTTTTTATTATGCTACTTGCTAATACTCTTACAGCAGGTTTTGCACACCTAGTCTTCATGTTTCTTTACAACAAACTCTATTTATCTGATTTAATTGTTGCAGGGTTTGTACCAAGTGATGAAGCTAGCAAAAGAATCTTACTATCAAAAGGCTTTATTGTAGAAACAAGACAGGATAGCCCTTTTGATGACTTTGATGATTTAGACTTTTAA